A single Vigna radiata var. radiata cultivar VC1973A chromosome 8, Vradiata_ver6, whole genome shotgun sequence DNA region contains:
- the LOC106772498 gene encoding glutathione reductase, chloroplastic — protein sequence MATSLSFSPSLSLNTLFFNKTLPFPRCSFLRRPLSKSLIPIFTRRCTFAVRAQSQNGADAVAVHYDFDLFTIGAGSGGVRAARFAANNGASVAICELPFSTVASETTGGVGGTCVIRGCVPKKLLVYASKFSHEFEESHGFGWSYDSEPKHDWSSLIANKNAELQRLTGIYKNILNNAGVKLIEGHGKIIDAHTVDVNGKQYSAKHILVAAGGRPFIPDIPGKEYAIDSDIALDLPSQPGKIAIVGGGYIALEFAGIFNGLKSDVHLFIRQKKVLRGFDEEIRDFIGEQISLRGIEIHPEESPQAITKSADGSFTLKTNKGTMNGFSHIMFATGRRPNTKNIGLESAGVKLAKDGAIEVDEYSQTSVPSIWAVGDVTNRINLTPVALMEAGALVKTLFQDNPTKPDYRAIPSAVFSQPPIGQVGLTEEQAVQQYGDIDIFTADFRPLKSTLSGLPDRVFMKVVVSAKTNKVLGLHMCGEDAPEIIQGFAIAIKAGLTKADFDATVGVHPSAAEEFVTMRTPTRRIRKSESSGGKSGSVKAAAGV from the exons ATGGCAACTTCGCTCTCTTTTTCGCCATCGCTCTCTCTCAACACTCTCTTCTTCAACAAAACGCTTCCATTTCCTCGCTGTTCTTTTCTCCGTCGCCCTTTATCCAAGTccctaattccaattttcacgcGCCGCTGCACCTTCGCCGTGCGCGCCCAATCTCAAAACGGAGCCGATGCTGTTGCCGTCCACTACGACTTTGACCTCTTCACCATCGGCGCAGGAAGCGGCGGCGTCCGAGCCGCTCGCTTCGCCGCTAATAACGGTGCTTCTGTTGCTATCTGCGAGCTTCCTTTCTCAACTGTCGCTTCCGAAACCACCGGAGGCGTCGGCGGAAC CTGTGTAATACGGGGATGCGTGCCAAAGAAGTTGCTTGTTTATGCATCAAAATTTTCTCATGAGTTTGAAGAAAGTCATGGTTTTGGCTGGAGTTATGACAGTGAGCCCAAGCATGATTGGAGTAGTTTGATAGCTAATAAAAATGCTGAGTTGCAGCGTCTTACTGGCATCTACAAGAATATCTTGAACAATGCTGGGGTCAAGCTGATCGAAGGGCATGGAAAG ATTATAGATGCTCACACGGTTGACGTTAATGGTAAGCAATATTCAGCCAAACACATTTTGGTTGCCGCTGGAGGTCGTCCCTTCATTCCTGATATTCCTGGGAAGGAATACGCAATAGATTCAGATATTGCCCTTGATTTACCATCACAACCTGGGAAAATAGCTATTGTTGGCGGTGGTTACATTGCCTTGGAGTTTGCTGGTATCTTCAATGGTTTGAAAAGCGACGTGCATCTCTTTATACGGCAAAAGAAGGTTCTGAGGGGATTTGATGAAGAG ATTAGAGATTTTATTGGAGAACAAATATCTCTGAGAGGTATTGAAATCCATCCTGAGGAGTCTCCCCAGGCTATCACGAAGTCAGCTGATGGTTCATTCACTTTAAAAACCAACAAAGGTACAATGAATGGTTTCTCACATATTATGTTTGCTACTGGACGAAGACCTAATACTAAG AACATAGGGCTGGAGTCTGCTGGTGTGAAACTAGCTAAAGATGGAGCAATAGAg GTTGATGAATACTCTCAAACATCAGTTCCTTCAATCTGGGCAGTTGGAGATGTTACAAACAGAATAAATCTGACCCCAGTTGCTTTGATGGAGGCAGGGGCATTAGTAAAAACACTGTTTCAggataacccaacaaaaccTGACTATAG AGCTATTCCTTCCGCTGTATTTTCTCAACCACCAATTGGACAAGTTGGTCTTACTGAAGAACAG GCTGTACAACAGTATGGAGATATTGACATCTTCACTGCAGATTTTAGGCCGCTGAAATCTACTCTCTCTGGGCTTCCTGACCGGGTGTTTATGAAAGTAGTAGTCTctgcaaaaacaaataaagttttgGGTCTGCATATGTGTGGAGAAGATGCTCCTGAAATTATACAG GGGTTTGCAATTGCTATCAAAGCTGGCTTAACCAAGGCTGACTTTGATGCCACAGTAGGCGTTCACCCAAGTGCAGCTGAGGAATTTGTTACCATGAGGACTCCTACTAGGAGGATTCGAAAGAGTGAATCATCTGGG
- the LOC106770807 gene encoding photosystem II reaction center W protein, chloroplastic-like → MATISAATATPSITCLVQKRPLGVSSPVLGLPTMGKVGRVRCSMEEKPSVKEASSSSMGMGASLMAATCAAVMSGPAMALVDERLSTEGTGLPFGLSNNLLGWILLGVFALIWALFFVYTSTLEEDEESGLSL, encoded by the exons ATGGCAACCATCTCCGCTGCTACCGCCACCCCCTCGATCACATGTCTTGTGCAAAAGCGGCCTCTTGGGGTCTCATCTCCTGTTCTTG GATTGCCAACAATGGGTAAGGTGGGAAGAGTGAGGTGCTCCATGGAGGAAAAACCTTCTGTAAAGGAAGCAAGCAGCTCAAGCATGGGGATGGGAGCATCTTTAATGGCAGCCACCTGTGCTGCAGTCATGTCAGGCCCAGCCATGGCCTTGGTGGATGAGAGACTAAGCACTGAAGGAACCGGGCTTCCCTTTGGGCTTAGCAACAACCTTCTTGGTTGGATCTTGTTGGGTGTCTTTGCTCTTATATGGGCTCTCTTCTTTGTCTATACTTCAACTCTTGAGGAGGATGAAGAGTCGGGATTGTCCCTTTAA